A genome region from Fusarium musae strain F31 chromosome 5, whole genome shotgun sequence includes the following:
- a CDS encoding hypothetical protein (EggNog:ENOG41~antiSMASH:Cluster_5.5), whose amino-acid sequence MKFTIITLSLITLATAAPVADPGGEISYGALRHDNVPCSVRGASAANCHPGAEANPYNRGCSAIEKCRGDVGNNTKFLIRNIV is encoded by the exons ATGAAGTTCACTATCATCACACTATCTCTCATCACTCTCGCCACTGCAGCTCCTGTAGCCGACCCGGGCGGTGAGATCTCATATGGAGCTCTCCGCCACGACAATGTCCCTTGCTCGGTCAGGGGCGCGTCGGCCGCGAACTGCCATCCTGGTGCTGAAGCCAACCCCTATAACCGGGGCTGCAGCGCCATCGAAAAATGCCGCGGTGATGTCGGTAACAAC ACCAAGTTCCTTATACGAAACATcgtttaa
- a CDS encoding hypothetical protein (EggNog:ENOG41~antiSMASH:Cluster_5.5~SMCOG1052:Terpene synthase/cyclase metal-binding domain protein), giving the protein MAERRESARGGHRLEDPPVDRNVREHHPRNTKKDANISFRHAVNETVRSRLTKANLSEQLAGWYPYASREKLEVLTSFQVWMFIIDDLLDQYSIVKQFDYTKLQALLDDCEDYVEKGLGVSSKEVEPSTRYLDHDAVLSFEEYASTVRSLYSDNPSYRKRIAKEAIATLKAYQKEAFNRRNAHLPSLEEYLGYRDASSCMKQVAANIEFANGLDLPEFVMESKEIQDLYDAAVKVMWITNDMVSVRKEIREGFVENIVVLLAHGDMQRGLDASLERLQAEIERVNKAADDAASRFAGEIFERDIALLAKNCKNMCLSSWFWSA; this is encoded by the exons ATGGCCGAAAGACGTGAATCCGCACGTGGAGGCCATAGACTTGAAGATCCTCCAGTTGATCGAAACGTCAGAGAACATCACCCTAGGAACACCAAGAAGGACGCTAACATATCCTTCAGACACGCTGTCAACGAAACGGTACGCTCGCGTCTCACCAAAGCTAACCTATCGGAGCAACTGGCTGGCTGGTACCCGTACGCCTCCCGCGAAAAGCTAGAGGTCTTGACATCCTTCCAAGTCTGGATgttcatcatcgacgacCTACTCGATCAATATTCCATCGTCAAACAGTTTGATTACACAAAGCTGCAGGCCCTACTGGATGACTGCGAGGACTATGTCGAGAAAGGCCTTGGCGTTTCAAGCAAGGAGGTTGAGCCATCGACTCGTTATCTAGATCACGACGCTGTACTGTCTTTTGAGGAGTATGCTTCGACTGTTCGTAGTCTTTACAGTGACAACCCGAGTTACCGAAAACGCATCGCCAAGGAGGCCATTGCTACCCTGAAAGCATACCAAAAGGAAGCCTTCAATCGAAGGAATGcccatcttccttctctagAGGAGTATCTTGGCTACCGGGATGCATCTTCCTGTATGAAGCAAGTGGCGGCCAACATCGAATTCGCCAATGGACTTGACTTGCCTGAGTTCGTCATGGAATCTAAGGAGATTCAAGATCTATATGATGCCGCCGTCAAAGTCATGTGGATCACGAATGACATGGTGAGCGTGCGCAAGGAGATACGTGAAGGGTTCGTCGAGAACATCGTGGTCTTGTTGGCACACGGCGATATGCAGCGAGGACTTGATGCATCACTCGAAAGGCTTCAAGCGGAGATTGAGAGAGTGAATAAAGCTGCTGATGACGCCGCGAGTCGATTTGCTGGTGAAATCTTTGAGCGCGACATAGCCTTGCTGGCAAAGAACTGCAAGAATATGTGTTTGAGCAGTTGGTTCTGGAG CGCATAA
- a CDS encoding hypothetical protein (EggNog:ENOG41~antiSMASH:Cluster_5.5), whose amino-acid sequence MFYWITTKCGKKYHLISNAGLRGSQLLGTFISLNDLQDLTSRGASILYPGSGNTKRLELKSATQNITSPEDGDQWTNTHLDLDFVGIKLDVTLRPTGGNFYYGGGGGIQVVNRGPDPDGSTSLAGWSWYWANPTTRLTGKLVIEGEEMEIDTEQSYALF is encoded by the exons ATGTTCTACTGGATCACCACCAAATGCGGCAAGAAATATCACCTGATAAGCAACGCAGGCTTGCGAGGATCCCAACTTCTTGGAACCTTCATTTCCCTCAATGACCTCCAGGATCTTACCTCACGAGGAGCCTCCATTCTGTATCCTGGCTCGGGAAACACCAAGCGCTTGGAGCTGAAGAGCGCAACACAGAACATCACTAGTCCCGAGGACGGTGATCAATGGACCAATACccatctcgatcttgatTTTGTTGGTATTAAATTGGATGTCACTCTGCGGCCTACCGGTGGAAACTTCTACTACGGCGGCGGTGGCGGCATACAGGTTGTCAATCGAGGACCGGATCCTGATGGCTCTACCTCGCTGGCCGGATGGTCGTGGTATTGG GCCAACCCTACAACCCGTCTGACAGGCAAGCTTGTTATTGAGGGAGAGGAAATGGAGATTGATACTGAACAGTCATATGCCTTGTTCTAA
- a CDS encoding hypothetical protein (EggNog:ENOG41~antiSMASH:Cluster_5.5) — translation MNSYDISSTAEEGNDLALTPSQLNKPDNEASLHHDAVFGEISDEGPDYRSVGLIGTAGLMMKTQIGLGVLSIPATFNALGMIPGIICLLAVAIITTWSNWIVGLFKLRHRHVYAIDDAGEMMFGVVGKEFFGFAMWIYWVFVSGAGMLSLSIGLNAVSSHGACTAVFVAVAAVLGFGLSSIRTLARMSWLAWIGVISIMISVIMVTIATGVQERPAAAPQDGVWVSDYKLFNKPSFVQAASAICSLVSAFGGTPGFFAIVAEMRRPEQYTKALTICQAIVTVTYLTIGCVMYYFCGSYVSSPALGSAGDTIKKASYGVAIPGLIVSITLVTHLPSKYMFVRLLRNTKHLASNSAIHWSTWLGCTFIVSIIAYIIASAIPIFYSLISLIGALVGTLMCFQTMGFMWFYDNWERRAVSPKWLSACGWSVFVIVSGTLLMVAGTYGSIVDIIQAYKAAGGSGAWSCADNSNSS, via the exons ATGAATAGTTATGACATCAGTTCGACTGCCGAGGAAGGTAATGACCTGGCTCTTACTCCCTCGCAGTTGAACAAGCCCGACAATGAGGCCTCGTTGCATCACGATGCTGTTTTCGGTGAGATTTCGGATGAGGGTCCTGACTACAGAAGC GTCGGACTCATCGGTACCGctgggttgatgatgaaaacaCAAATCGGTCTCGGCGTCCTCTCGATTCCAGCGACTTTCAACGCGCTTGGCATGATACCCGGCATTATCTGTCTGCTAGCTGTTGCGATTATAACAACCTGGTCCAATTGGATCGTTGGTCTCTTCAAGCTGCGACATCGCCATGTTTACGCCATCGACGATGCTGGAGAAATGATGTTTGGAGTCGTAGGCAAGGAGTTCTTTGGCTTTGCCATGTGGATCT ACTGGGTCTTTGTATCCGGTGCTGGCATGCTCAGTCTCTCGATTGGCCTCAACGCTGTATCTAGCCATGGAGCATGTACTGCTGTCTTCGTCGCCGTCGCTGCAGTGCTTGGTTTCGGTCTCTCAAGCATCAGAACCCTTGCTCGCATGAGCTGGCTAGCATGGATCGGTgtcatcagcatcatgatCTCTG TGATCATGGTCACCATCGCGACAGGTGTTCAAGAgcgaccagcagcagcccccCAAGACGGTGTCTGGGTCTCAGACtacaagctcttcaacaagccCTCCTTCGTCCAAGCAGCTTCAGCAATCTGCTCCCTAGTCTCAGCGTTCGGCGGCACTCCAGGCTTCTTCGCCATCGTTGCTGAGATGCGACGGCCCGAGCAGTACACTAAAGCTCTGACCATCTGTCAGGCTATCGTGACCGTTACTTACCTTACGATCGGTTGCGTGATGTACTACTTCTGTGGATCTTATGTGTCGTCGCCTGCTCTCGGCTCGGCTGGTGATACCATTAAGAAGGCCAGTTATGGCGTCGCGATTCCAGGATTGATCGTGTCAATTACGCTTGTCACTCAT CTGCCCAGCAAGTACATGTTCGTTCGACTGTTGAGAAATACAAAGCATCTTGCTTCCAACTCCGCGATTCACTGGAGCACTTGGTTAGGTTGCACATTCATCGTGTCAATCATTGCCTACATTATCGCCAGTGCTATCCCCATCTTCTACAGCCTCATCTCCTTGATTGGAGCTCTCGTCGGTACTCTCATGTGTTTCCAGACCATGGGCTTCATGTGGTTTTATGACAACTGGGAGAGGCGCGCTGTTTCGCCCAAGTGGCTATCCGCTTGTGGATGGAGTGTGTTTGTTATTGTTTCTGGCACCTTGTTGATGGTCGCTGGTACTTACGGATCAATCGTCGATATCATTCAGGCCTACAAAGCTGCTGGGGGCTCAGGCGCCTGGTCTTGTGCTGATAATTCCAACTCTTCTTAA
- a CDS encoding hypothetical protein (EggNog:ENOG41~antiSMASH:Cluster_5.5) has product MASVHIVCLYIIASFTVGVLSATSHESDVIIYGNTVAALAAAIQTVRMNRTATLVFPTSRIGGLTTSGLGWTDSKDGNTIGGIAREFYGKVYDYYDNDNAWTRETRDDYLAKHIEAQPGPAIGNKVQWTFEPKVAEEILEKWIKDEGIPVFRNESIRRTSSGVKKDGTVIKSFQTRSGSTFSGKMFIDAGYEGDLMETAGISYRVGREDKQEFDESAAGIHFNEPRRLAAIDPYNDPDDPDSGLLPGVGRVITKFAALESRGKKDHRLQAFNYRLSLTREDDNKVEFFKPDGYNESHYKILIRYIKTGYLGPFFTTQLMPNLKTDTNAAGQISTDLIGGSYNKTSNYAEYSYEEREAAAERHKIWAQGLLWTLANHKDVPEFIRKNTSAWGYAKDEWTDNGNWPYEIYIREARRMDGEYTMTQADIQHPKSYDNDTVVAVGYYTLDVHQVERVVINDRIHDEGLIHVPNPGPFSVPYGSIVPRKEDATNFVNPVTMSATHIALSAIRMEPVYMIMGQSAGAAAVLAIEDNVAVQDIDRKKLKGRLKDHAQVLESFSIILKPTLKNNVNASG; this is encoded by the exons ATGGCGTCTGTACATATCGTCTGTCTTTACATCATTGCTTCTTTCACTGTTGGCGTCTTATCAGCGACTTCTCATGAATCTGACGTGATCATCTATGGCAACACGGTTGCCGCGCTGGCAGCCGCCATTCAAACGGTTCGTATGAACAGAACCGCCACGTTAGTCTTTCCGACATCACGAATCGGCGGTCTTACTACTTCGGGACTGGGCTGGACAGACTCAAAGGATGGAAACACCATTGGTGGAATTGCTAGGGAGTTTTACGGCAAAGTGTACGACTATtacgacaacgacaacgccTGGACGCGTGAGACAAGAGACGATTATCTCGCAAAGCATATCGAGGCGCAGCCTGGACCAGCCATTGGCAACAAGGTTCAATGGACCTTTGAGCCCAAAGTTGCAGAGGAGATATTGGAGAAATGGATCAAGGATGAGGGAATTCCTGTCTTTCGAAACGAGTCCATCCGTCGTACTAGCAGCGGCGTGAAGAAGGATGGAACCGTCATCAAATCATTCCAAACGCGGTCCGGGTCAACTTTCTCTGGAAAGATGTTTATCGATGCTGGCTACGAAGGCGACCTCATGGAGACAGCGGGTATATCATATCGCGTTGGGCGGGAAGACAAGCAGGAGTTTGATGAGTCCGCCGCTGGCATCCACTTCAACGAGCCCAGGAGACTGGCTGCCATTGACCCGTACAACGACCCTGATGATCCTGATAGCGGTTTGCTCCCCGGGGTTGGTCGCGTGATCACCAAGTTCGCAGCTTTAGAGTCGCGCGGCAAGAAagatcatcgtcttcaagcCTTCAACTATCGGCTATCTCTAACCAGAGAAGATGACAATAAGGTGGAATTCTTCAAACCAGATGGCTACAATGAATCTCACTACAAGATCTTGATCCGATATATCAAGACTGGTTATCTGGGCCCATTCTTCACGACGCAACTTATGCCGAATCTTAAAACCGATACCAACGCAGCTGGCCAGATTAGTACTGATCTAATAGGCGGAAGTTACAACAAGACGTCCAACTATGCTGAGTATTCGTATGAGGAGCGGGAGGCGGCTGCGGAAAGGCACAAGATCTGGGCGCAAGGACTTCTCTGGACATTGGCGAACCACAAAGATGTACCGGAATTCATTCGCAAGAATACCAGTGCCTGGGGCTACGCGAAGGATGAGTGGACTGATAATGGCAACTGGCCTTACGAGATATATATTCGCGAGGCTCGAAGGATGGACGGCGAGTACACAATGACACAAGCCGACATTCAGCACCCAAAATCGTATGACAACGACACTGTCGTTGCAGTTGGATACTACACTCTTGACGTCCATCAAGTCGAGCGTGTCGTTATCAACGATCGGATACATGACGAGGGTCTCATCCACGTTCCAAATCCCGGGCCTTTCAGTGTCCCATACGGATCAATCGTTCCTAGAAAGGAGGACGCCACCAACTTTGTCAACCCTGTGACCATGAGCGCCACGCATATTGCTCTGTCTGCAATCCGCATGGAGCCTGTCTATATGATCATGGGACAGAGTGCGGGAGCAGCGGCTGTTCTGGCCATCGAGGATAATGTCGCTGTGCAGGATATTGATCGAAAGAAGCTGAAAGGAAGGTTGAAGGATCATGCACAGGTCTTGGAGTCTTTCTCTATAATATTGAAGCCAA CACTTAAGAACAACGTGAACGCTTCTGGGTAG